ATCCTTATTTATATGGTCAAAAACCCTTGGCCCGGATCACCAAAATATCGCTGTAAGCTATAATAACCATGGAATTATTTATGCTACAATTGGCAATTACGATAAGGCATTAGAATACTACCAAAGTTCTTTATCAATATGGCTTAAAACCCTTGGCTCTGATCATAGGAATATAGCTACGATTTATAATAACATAGGAGTTGTTTGGACTGATAAAGGATATTATGACAGTGCCTTTGTGTATCATCAAAAAGCCTTGAAGATCAGGCATAAAATATTTAGGAAAGACCATCCGGATTTTGCTCAAAGCTACATAAATCTTGGTACTTTATATATGGAATTAGATAGCCTTGACAAAGCATTATATTACCAGCAAAAAGCATTAAATATTTTTTTACCTATTTTTGGAAACTATCACCCAATGGTTGGAGGTTCTTATAAAGACATTGCAAATCTTTTTGTAAGACAAGATCAATTTGATACTGCTTTAAAATATTTCCAAAAAGCAATACAATCTTTGGTAAAGGATTTTACAGATAATAGCATTTATGTAAATCCTATTTATATGGTTTTGAGAGGGGAGAAGGGTAAAGTTAATTCTGCAGTGATCTTGCTGGATACTTTGGAGGAGAGGGGGGAGGCGTTTTATGGAAGATGGATGGAAGGAAAAAAGTAGCAGTAGCAGTCCCGACAAGTCGGGATCTTTGTTGCACTCCGATAGGCAGTTGACATAGAAACTTCAAACTTCATCCCGGGTACTCTTTCCCGAGTTACTCGGGGAGACAGGCGGGATGGATTTTCTCACTACATTTACCTTCTAAATTTGGAAGGTCAAACTATTACAAAGCGCCATGCATTATGGCTATGAGGAATATAACCATTTTAATTCTTTTATTTGTACCCATATTGGTAATTAGCCAAAGTGGGCAGAGACGCCCAATTTGGGCGTCTCTGCCCACTTTAGCTAACAGATATTTTTCCGAAGCTGAT
The nucleotide sequence above comes from Cytophagales bacterium. Encoded proteins:
- a CDS encoding tetratricopeptide repeat protein → MKFLFFIFLPFLSFSQVENYDKFRADTSDANYYFRLARSFVKTYQYDSTIFYFKKASTFYLRSTTAALDNGKERLWARTLLCYNKIGWWYMIKGEYEEAIEQLSKGLKLCFERLGKENKVVADCYNMFGIVLWQKGDYYTALEYYQQSLFIWSKTLGPDHQNIAVSYNNHGIIYATIGNYDKALEYYQSSLSIWLKTLGSDHRNIATIYNNIGVVWTDKGYYDSAFVYHQKALKIRHKIFRKDHPDFAQSYINLGTLYMELDSLDKALYYQQKALNIFLPIFGNYHPMVGGSYKDIANLFVRQDQFDTALKYFQKAIQSLVKDFTDNSIYVNPIYMVLRGEKGKVNSAVILLDTLEERGEAFYGRWMEGKK